The DNA segment AGTCGGCTTCGCTGGGCGTGCGGCCGGAGGCGATGCCGTAGACCGCGTGGCGGCCGTACTGCTCTACCACCCGGCGGAAGCCGGCGGCCGCGACCTCCAGGGCCTCGTCCCAACTGGCTTGGTGGAGCTGTCCATCCTCCCCGCGCACCAGCGGATGCTGGAGCCGGTCCGGATGGTGGATGAAGTCGTAGGCGAACTGGCCTTTGACGCAGAGGGCGCCCTGGTTGGCCGGCCCATCCATGGCCGGATGGATGGCCACGATGCGGTCGTCCCGGGTCAGGACATCCACCGCACAGCCGACGCCACAGTAGCCACAGATGGTGCGGGTTTTGGTGATGCCCTGGGCGCTCAAGGCTTGTGCACCGAACGCGTGTGGGGTGAAGGTGATAGGCTGCATGGCATTGCTCCCTGGTAATCAATAGCCGTCTTGCCTGCAAAAGGGCGTTTTTAACGCAAGGGCGCAAAGTCCCCAAGAAACTCAACAGAGGATTGCTCGAATCAGCGTTTATCTGCGTGGGTCAGCGTTTTGACCGTTGGCAGTAGAGCCCTGGTCAGGTCCGTGCGATAGAACGGCTGGCCTGGGCCTGTCCATCCAGCCCCCCGGCGAAGCGCAGGGCCTTCCGATCGGCCAGCGCGCCGGTGGGGCAGGTCTGAACACACTGGCCACAGAAGGTGCAGGCAGAATCCTTCAACAGGCCGTCGAACTCGGTGGCGATCCGGGTCTGGAAGCCCCGATTGATGACGCTGATGGCGTAGTCGCCCTCCTGCTCCGCGCAGACCCGGACGCAGCGGTAGCAGGAGATGCAGAGGTCGTAATCCCGCAGGATGAAGGGGTTGTCGTCGTCCAGACGGCTGCGGCCGGAATGACGGCCGGCGAAGCGGCCCGGCTGGATGCCGTAGCGGGCCAGCAGGGTGGTCAATTCCTGGGACGCGTAGCCCCGCAAGGGGTGGACCTCCCGGGGTGGGTTCTCCGAGGCCACCATCTCCAGGAGGGTGCGGCGATACCAGGCCAGGGTTTCTGTCTCGGTGCGGACCACCATGTCCGGCGCGGCCTGGGCGGTGCAGGAGGCCACCGGCGCCCGCGCGCCCTCCACCTCCACCACGCAGAGGCGACAGCCGCCAAAGGGCTGCAGCCGCG comes from the Litorilinea aerophila genome and includes:
- a CDS encoding 2Fe-2S iron-sulfur cluster-binding protein translates to MASNPSEPQQPTLTLDGERVTFTPGETLYQVARRQGKEIPTLCYDPRLQPFGGCRLCVVEVEGARAPVASCTAQAAPDMVVRTETETLAWYRRTLLEMVASENPPREVHPLRGYASQELTTLLARYGIQPGRFAGRHSGRSRLDDDNPFILRDYDLCISCYRCVRVCAEQEGDYAISVINRGFQTRIATEFDGLLKDSACTFCGQCVQTCPTGALADRKALRFAGGLDGQAQASRSIART